From a single Candidatus Neptunochlamydia vexilliferae genomic region:
- a CDS encoding helix-turn-helix transcriptional regulator, with the protein MLMLARLGYIGYETNHLCIFKNLSHDFAGILDTALRLAKFFGTSAEFWLNLQSDYDLKTTMKKSGKKIEREVLTQHEAA; encoded by the coding sequence GTGCTCATGCTGGCTCGCCTTGGTTATATTGGATACGAAACCAACCATTTATGCATATTTAAAAATTTAAGTCACGACTTTGCAGGGATCCTGGATACTGCCCTCCGTCTTGCGAAGTTCTTTGGAACTTCCGCTGAATTTTGGCTAAACCTTCAATCAGATTATGACTTAAAGACCACGATGAAAAAGAGTGGCAAGAAAATCGAGCGAGAAGT